A segment of the Leptospirillum ferriphilum genome:
ATTGCGGGATGCATTCTTTACCTTCTGGCTCGCGGCCCCGGGAGGACCCGGGTGGCCTTTTCGGAGATCCTGCCTTTCCTCTCCGCGTTCCTCACAATCCTGATTTCTCTTGTTCTCCTCGCCGGTCTTACCGCACGACACCGGGTGCTCACTCAAATCCCGTCCGAGGAACCAGCCATCCGGCTACATCTTTGGTTCGGCTCTCTGATGGCCCTGGTCTGGTGGCCCTTCCTCCGGAAAAGCGCCCGACAGGGAAAAATTCCCGGGCCATCCCTGCCTCCCTCCGCCGGGGCGCTTCTTGTCATTGTTCTGGTGGTGGCCGCAGCCCTTGGAGGATGGCTTGTTTATGGTCCGAATGCCATTCCCTTTCCGCTCAGATGAAAAACATGGGGCGTGTTTCACTCCGGTCCTTCCCCGCGGCTTCGACGAAAGCATCCAGAGTAAACCGGTCCAGAACGCCGACAAGACCGTCCCGGATATCCGAATACAGCGTCTGAATCGCGGGACCGGGGGGAGTGGCAGGGTCGAAAAAGACGATCTCTCCTTCCACCATGGCCAGAAGCCGATAGAGGGAGATGTCCTCCGGGCGCTGTCCCAGACAGTACTTTCCCCTCGGTCCCCGGGTGCTTTCGACGATGCCCCCCTTCACCAGGATGGCAAGGATTTGTTTGAGAAAAGGCTTTGGTATCTGTCCCCGTGTCGCAATCTGCGTTCCGGACAACCCCGCATCGCCGACTAGCGCCAATTCAATCAGGGCGCGCACGGCATATTCAACACGCTGGGACAAGCGGCAAGCCATACCGGACCTCCTTTCCCTGTATTTTCCCGACGACGTCAGGAATGGAAGCGCCTCAACTCCCGTTCAAGCTCGCGGGCCATGTCGAGAATTTCCCGGATACGCTTCTCTTCCAGAGGAGCCCTGAATCGTTTTGCGGTCAACTCCGTCCGATCCAGTTCCCGGAGATCCTCCCGAATCACCGCCAGGGAGGTTTCCTCCTTCCGGGCCTTCTGTTCAAGAATCGACAGAACCGATTCAAGAGTCCGAAGCATTTGCTGAATCCGGGCCACCTCCTCCGGAGGAAGAGCGGGACCAGCCCCCGTTGTCCGGGACAGGATCCGGAGGGATTCGGACAACCCTTTTTCCAGGATGATCGACCGTTCGACCAGATCGGGAAGAGAGTCCTTGACGGCCCTTTCTCCTTCGGTCAAGGCCTGTCCCGGAAGAAGGGCATCCAGCTTTTTCTGGATATCGGTCAGACGATCTCTCGTTTCAACAAGGTTCTCCGAACCGCTGCCTGCCGGCTGGGACAAAATTTCCGCCTGTGTTCCGATCCACCGAACCTTGTCCGAAACTTCTCCCACCCATCCCTGGAAAAGGTCGATGAACCGGTTGATAAAGTCTGCCAGCTGACCGATCTCGTCCTCCCGGCCGACTTCCAGACGTGTCTTGAGATTCGGGGATCCGGAAGACATGCGGCCGACCGTTCCGGAAACGCTGACCAGGGGCGTCACGAGCTTTCCCCGGATCGTCCAGACCAGTAGCAGGACAAGAAGCTCCAGCGTCCCCAGAAACGCCCAGAAAATTTTCATTCCGAACGCATGGATCGAGTGTGCGTAGAAATCTGTGTTCTGGTAAGCCACGGCATATCCGAGAACGTTCTGCTGGGGATTGTGGCAGGAGCGGCAAGAGTTCCCGTTGAGGACAGGCTCCACAAAACCCAGGACCCCTCCCTTGCTGTTCGGATGCCGTTGAAAAGACATGCCTTCTCCCGTCAGGGAGGACTCGCTGATTTTTTGGTAGGCGTTCTGAAAGGATGTCCCGTCGATCAGTTGTTGGGCTTCCGGGGGGAGAGGAAACCGCCGGGCCTGCCCCAGTGTGGGCAGGAGGATGCCCCGGCTGCGCATGTCGAGAATGGTGGAGAGATCTCCGAAGGCAGGAGTGTGGCCGTCCGGCTTCAGGAGAAGAATTGCCGGACGATCGCTTCGGGAAGAGCCCGGTTCAAGGAGATCCCGGGCTCCGACAAGGTCCTGGTGTTTCATCAGAAGGGAAAAACTCCGGACGAAGGCATCGTCGCGATGGTGAAGTTCCCGGAGAAGGGCTTTCCGATCCCGATGGATGACCATATGGGTCACCTGGATCCCCAATCCCAGAAATCCCAAGGAAAGGAGCAGAAAAAACCAGAAAAAAATACGAGTCGTCACCCTTTTCCGCCAGGGAATTTTCCCCAGAACGGGGGGGAGAGTCATCTTTTCCCGGGTTGGTACAGGAGGTGTGTTTCCCGATTCCATCGACGGATCCTACCTGGACGAAGGAGGAAGGTGGCCGTTTTCGACAGGGGAACGT
Coding sequences within it:
- a CDS encoding RrF2 family transcriptional regulator is translated as MACRLSQRVEYAVRALIELALVGDAGLSGTQIATRGQIPKPFLKQILAILVKGGIVESTRGPRGKYCLGQRPEDISLYRLLAMVEGEIVFFDPATPPGPAIQTLYSDIRDGLVGVLDRFTLDAFVEAAGKDRSETRPMFFI
- a CDS encoding HAMP domain-containing protein: MESGNTPPVPTREKMTLPPVLGKIPWRKRVTTRIFFWFFLLLSLGFLGLGIQVTHMVIHRDRKALLRELHHRDDAFVRSFSLLMKHQDLVGARDLLEPGSSRSDRPAILLLKPDGHTPAFGDLSTILDMRSRGILLPTLGQARRFPLPPEAQQLIDGTSFQNAYQKISESSLTGEGMSFQRHPNSKGGVLGFVEPVLNGNSCRSCHNPQQNVLGYAVAYQNTDFYAHSIHAFGMKIFWAFLGTLELLVLLLVWTIRGKLVTPLVSVSGTVGRMSSGSPNLKTRLEVGREDEIGQLADFINRFIDLFQGWVGEVSDKVRWIGTQAEILSQPAGSGSENLVETRDRLTDIQKKLDALLPGQALTEGERAVKDSLPDLVERSIILEKGLSESLRILSRTTGAGPALPPEEVARIQQMLRTLESVLSILEQKARKEETSLAVIREDLRELDRTELTAKRFRAPLEEKRIREILDMARELERELRRFHS